In Pseudomonas flavescens, the sequence TTCCTCGTCGAGGTCGGCGCTGAGCAGGCTCAGTTGCTGCTGGCGATTGCGGGTTTCGCTTTCCAGGCGCTGCCATTCGCCTTGTTGCGGCAGGCCATAGCCGCCCTCGAGCAGTTCCGCCGGGCGACTGAGAAAGCCGGTGCCGGCGAGGATCTGCTCCAGCGCGTCGCCGGCCTTGTCCAGGTTCGGGTCCTTGGCGGCTCGGCCGGTCAGGTAGCGCTGCTTGAGTTCGTCCTGGGAGAGCAGCAACTGACGGCGCATCGCGGCCTGCTCGAGCAGCAGCATGGCAGCACTGGCGCGCAGGTCTGCCTGTTCGAACCACTGACGACGTTCGCTGGACGGCTGCTCCAGCCAGTCCTCGACGCGCTGTTCACGGATCGGCAGGCGTTGCTGCAATACCTTGAACATGGCCTGGTAGCGGTCGCGGAACGAGTCGAAGCGGTAGCCCAGGCGCAGCGCTTCACGGGAGTCCTCGAGCATGCTGCTGTCGGCCAGGCCGCGTGCCTCGAGCACTTCCAGCAGGCCGATGGGGGTGATGCTGTCGAGATCCTGCAGGCGCGGCAGATCGGTACCGCTACGCAGCAGCTTGAGGGTCTCCACTGCGCAGTTGTTGGAGACGAAGAAGTAGTCGCCGTCGTAACTCCAGTGTTGCTCGACGGCGCGGGCGACCAGTTGCTCGAGGCGTTCGCGGGGCAAGGTCAGCGGCACTGAGGCCAGGCTGCGCAGTTCGACCTTGGTGTACTCCTCGATCACCTGGGCCAGGGGCAGCACGAACAGGCGCGATGGGTAGGCGCCGGTGAGGCCGTCCCAGCTCGACAACTGGACGTCACCGACGAAGGCGCGGTAGGACAGCACCAGGTGCTGGTCGAGATCGAGTCGGCAGTCCGGCCCGCGCGGGCGGCCCGGTGCGCAGATCACCAGGCGCAACATGCTGTGGCCCCAGCGGCTGGCCATGTTCTGGTTGGCTTCGGCGAGCAGATAATCCACCTCGTAGACCCGCTCGGGATCGAGGTTGGCCAGCGCCTGCTTGTCGAAATCGCGGCCTGCATTGAGGTAGGCGTAGCCAGTACCGCAAGGCGCGGCGTTAGCCGGTGACCAGCCGAAATGCTCGCTGAACAGGCGCGCCAGGGAAGGGCGGCGACAGGCATATTCGGGGTCGAGGAGAAAGTACTCCATGTTCACCGCGACGAACTCGCGGGCATTGCTCAGTTCGTAGATGTCCGGGCTGCGTGCCACCTGGCCATTGCGCTGGTCGCGTTCACCCCGGGTGCCGACGCGCTGTGGCCAGCCGGCCAGTTCGAGCAGGCGTGGATCGTCGCTGAGGGTGAAGCGGCGCTCGGTCTGGCCACGGCATTCAGCCGGCAGACCGACCGCACCCAGGCTGTGGTTCTGGCGCTGGCAGCGTTGCAGCAGCCTGCGCTGCTCGGCGCCCCAAAAAGCACCGCGATCATAGAGGTGTGTCACTTCATGGAGCACGGTTGCCAGCAATTCGCGGCGCACGGTGCCATGGGGGCGTCCGGTGGCGGCATTCGCTGCGCTGCCGTCGGTGAGAGCGGGCAGGAGGCTGGCATTGAGTTCGACACCGCTGAGGCGCCCGGCGCGACCATAGATTCGCTCGGGCAGTGCGACCCAGCGCACTTTGACGTCACGATCGAGTGCCTCGCGCAGCCGTGCAGGCATGGCCTCCACGGCTTCGTCGAGCAGCGTCTGACTGGCCCGGCGTTCGGCGCTGTTCAGCTGGTTGTCATCCAGCGTCAGTTTGAGCTGGGCGTGACTGGCCGTGCTGACCAGCAAGGCCAGCATCAGAAACCAGCCACGGGGGGCTATCACAGGGCGAGAATGGCTTCGGCCAGTACCTGATCGGAGGCGTTCTGCGCTTCGGGGACCTGGCTGCGCAGGGCGCCGAAGGCGGCTTCCAGCTGGGCACCGCGGATGTCGCCCTGGCTGGCTACGAAGCTGGCGGCGTCGTCACGCGCTTCGACCACCACTTTCATGTCGCGGACCGACGTGGTGGTGTCCGAGGTGAAGTCGATGGTGCGGTCGAGGGCGCGGACGATGATATTGCTGGTGGCCACCAGGGTCTGGGCCTGAACGGCGCCGGCGAACAGGGCAAGGGATGCAGCGGCGGCGAACAACGGACGCTTCATGAACGGTCTCCGAGAGTGGGTGAGAATGAAATTGGAATGGCAGGTTGGACGAGGAACACCTGCCGCAGTTCCAGCGATGACAGCTGTTCAAAGCGCGAGGATGGCCTGCGCCAGTTGGCCGTCGTCGGCTTGCAGGGTCGGCAGGCGGCCGCGGATGTGCTGCAGGGCGGCTTCCAGATGCGCACCACGCAGGGTGCCCTGGCTGGCGACGAAGCTGGCAGCGTCGTCTTTGGCGGCCAGAACGACCTTGTTGTCGACGACCGAGGAGGTCGCGTCCGAGGTGCCTTCGATACTGGCAGCCAGGGCATTGACCAGCGTATCGGTCGTCACCAGAAAGCTGCTGGCAGAGGCGCCAGCGGCCAGGCTGAACAGGCTGAAGAACGCGAGGGTGCGGGCGATTGGCATGGTCTGGGCTCTACGGTTCACTGAAAGGGCGCATTCTAACCGCTCTGCATCGAACCGTTGAAAAAGACCTGCACAGTTTGTGTACGAGCGCCTGCAGCCCCTTGAACGACAAAACCCCGCAGGCGCTGCATGCCGGCGGGGTTTTGCGGGAGAAGCTCAACGGTCGCGATCAACGCCAGAACGGTTTGCTCAGTTCGGCGTAACGCTGGCTTTCGCTGATGCCGGCATCGGCCAGCAGGCGAGTGTCGAGGCGCGCCAGTTGGCGACGGCTGACGATGCGACGCTGCCACAGGAGCAGAGTAGCGAGGAAATTCAGCGGCAGGCTGGTGGCAGATTTGGACGAGTTGTCGACGAGCAGATCGGAACTGAGGGTACGTTCCATGGTGTGCATCCTTCCGCTTTTGGCGGGGTTGGTAAGTTCTGGTGCCTATTTTCGTCCTCGCGTGGGGTTAGCAGTAGTCACAGCTGAAGTAAATAAGCAGCGTACTAGATAGGTTGCTTTGTAACTGTTGCGTCGATTTAGAGCGCAACTGTACCGGTGTTTGTGGATTTGCCGTGACTCGGCAAGTTTGGCAGTTTTTTGACCTGTAAATCGTTAGATTTTCAGTGATAAGGGACGGGTACAGTTTGAATTGTGCGCTGTCGTTGCTTAGCTCATTATTTTTATTTTTGCTTCGCCGAGCCGCTGATGCTCTGGGCTGTGTTTGTTGGCAGAGCATGTGCAAGGAATTGTGGTTATGCGAAAGAAAAGGCGGGGCATTCCCCGCCTCTCTCGTCGGTCGATCAATCGACGGCCTTGAGCATGTCTTCGATGACCTTCTTGGCGTCGCCGAATACCATCATGGTCTTGTCCAGATAGAACAGTTCGTTGTCCAGGCCGGCGTAGCCGCTGGCCATCGAGCGCTTGTTGACGATGATGGTCTTGGCCTTGAAGGCTTCGAGGATCGGCATGCCGGCGATGGGCGATTTGGGGTCGTTCTTCGCTGCCGGATTGACCACGTCGTTGGCACCGAGCACCAGCACCACATCCGCCTGACCGAACTCGGCATTGATGTCTTCCATCTCGAACACCTGGTCGTACGGCACTTCGGCTTCTGCCAGCAATACGTTCATGTGCCCTGGCATGCGTCCGGCTACCGGATGGATGGCGTATTTGACCGTAACGCCCTTGTGCGCGAGTTTTTCGGTCAACTCCTTCAGGGCATGCTGTGCGCGGGCCACGGCCAGGCCGTAGCCGGGAACGATGATCACGCTGTCGGCATTGCCGAGCAGGAAGGCGGCATCGTCGGCCGAGCCCGATTTCACGGGCCGCTGCTCGCCGCTACCCGCTGCCGGGCCGGCATCCGTGGCGCCACCGAAGCCGCCGAGAATGACGTTGAAGAACGAGCGATTCATCGCCTTGCACATGATGTACGAGAGGATCGCGCCGCTCGAGCCGACCAGGCTGCCTGCGATGATCAGCATCGAGTTGTTCAGCGAGAAACCGATGCCGGCCGCCGCCCAGCCCGAGTAGCTGTTGAGCATCGACACCACCACCGGCATGTCGGCGCCGCCAATCGGGATGATGATCAGCACGCCGATGATGAAGGCCAGGGCCACCAGCACGGCGAACGCGGTCAGATTACCGGTGAAGGTGAAGTACAGGCCGAGCGCGAGGATCGCCAGGCCAACAGCCAGGTTGATCAGGTGCTGACCGGCGAACTGTACCGGCGCACCCTGAAACAGACGGAACTTGTACTTGCCAGACAGTTTGCCGAAGGCGATCACCGAGCCGGAGAAGGTGATGGCGCCAATCGCTGCGCCAAGGAACAGCTCCAGGCGATTGCCATGGGGAATCGGGTCGCTGATCGCTGCGACGATACCCAGGGACTGTGGCTCGACCACTGCGGCGATGGCGATGAACACGGCGGCCAGGCCGATCATGCTGTGCATGAAGGCGACCAGTTCCGGCATCTTGGTCATCTCCACGCGCTTGGCCATGATCGAACCTGCGGTGCCGCCGACCAGCAGGCCGACGATCACGTAGCCGATGCCCTGCACGGCCAGTTCACTGCCGAGTTTGTAGATAAGGCCGAGGGTGGTGAGCACGGCGATGCTCATGCCGATCATGCCGAAGGCGTTACCGCGCCGCGAGGTGGTCGGGTGCGACAGGCCCTTGAGCGCCTGGATGAAGCACACCGAGGCCACGAGGTAGAGGAGGGTGATCAGGTTCATGCTCATCGATTACTTCTCCACCGGGGCTTTCGGGGCCTTCTTCTTGAACATTTCCAGCATTCGCCGAGTGACCAGAAAGCCACCGAAGACGTTGACCGCCGCGAGGGCCACGGCCAGGGTGCCCATGGTCTTGCCCAGGGGGGTGACGGTCAGTGCGGCGGCGAGCATGGCGCCGACGATGACGATGGCGGAAATCGCGTTGGTCACGGCCATCAGCGGGGTGTGCAGGGCCGGGGTGACGTTCCATACCACGTGGTAGCCGACATAGATGGCCAGCACGAAGATGATCAGGTTGTAGATGCCGTCGGAAATCAGATCCATCGGAGTGATCCTTTTTGTAGTGATTGACCCTCTCCATGAGGAGAGGGAGGCCATCATTTATTGATGCGCACGATCTCGCCGTCTTTGCACATCAGGCAGGCAGCGACGATGTCGTCTTCCAGGTTGAGGTGGAAGGCGCCTTTCTCGTCGATCACCAGCTTGAGAAAGTCGAGCAGGTTGCGGGCATACAGCGCCGAGGCATCGGCGGCGACCAGGGCCGGCAGATTGCCGTGGCCGACCAGGGTTACGCCGTGCTTGATCACCACCTTGTCCAGTTCCGTCAGGGGGCAGTTGCCGCCCTGAATGGCAGCCAGATCGATGACGACCGAGCCCGGTTTCATTTCGGCGACGGTGGCTTCGTGCAAAAGCGTGGGCGCCTTGCGGCCTGGAATCAGCGCCGTGGTGATGACGATGTCGGCCTGTTTGGCCCGTTCGTGCACGGCCCTGGCCTGGCGCTCCATCCACGAGGCAGGCATCGGGCGGGCGTAACCGCCGACGCCTTCGGCGCATTCGCGCTCCTCATCGGTCTCGAACGGCACGTCGACGAACTTGGCACCCAGGGATTCGATCTGCTCCTTCACCGCAGGACGCACATCGGAAGCCTCGATCACCGCGCCCAGTCGTTTGGCCGTGGCGATCGCCTGCAGGCCGGCGACCCCGGCACCTAGGATCAGCACTCGAGCGGCTTTCACCGTACCGGCGGCAGTCATCAGCATCGGCATGAAGCGCGGGTAGTGGTTGGCTGCCAGCATCACCGCCTTGTAGCCGGCGATGTTGGCCTGGGACGACAGCACGTCCAGGCTCTGGGCACGGGAGGTACGCGGCGCCGCCTCCAGAGCGAAGGCGGTGATGCCGCGCGCGTTCATGCGCTCGATGGTCTCGACGCTGAACGGGTTGAGCATGCCGACCAGCACGGTGCCGGGCTGCATGCGCGCCAGCTCGGTGTCGTCCGGCGCTACCACCTTGAGGATCAGGGCTGCGTTGAATGCTGCCGTGGCATCGCCAATGCTCGCACCCGCCGCTTCATAGGCGCTGTCGGTAATGCTGGCTGCGATGCCGGCACCGCTTTGAACGGTGACCTGATGGCCCTGGCCTATCAGCTTCTTGATGGTTTCCGGCGTCGCGGCAACCCGCGTTTCGCCTGCATGGGTTTCGAGAGGAACACCAATGTGCACGCTTGCATCTCCTGCGATCGTTGCAGATTCACCCGGGGGCGACGGAGGTACGGTATCGACTAAAGTCGATAGCCCGCATTCTGCAAAGGAAGAGGATCAGTAAGCAATATTCATGGAGCGTTTATTTGTCATGACTACAAGTTATCGGAGATATTGTTATTTTTCATGCGGAATTATTCGGATAAATAATCGAATTATGTAGGCAATGTCTGAGAATAAGGCGTTATCAGGAATAAATGTCTGAAAATATGATAGTGAGCTAACGGCGAGCCTGCGACGCGGTGTCACACCGTTCAATATCATTTACGGGGCATTGAACAGGTTTTTAGGTCGTTATGTAGCGTTATTGTGTTTTAGCTACAAGGTGCGGAGGCCCTATTGCTGGGCATTGGAGCCTGAGTGTCGCTTCGCTCGCCGTCAGGCCACGGGGGTATTGAGGGGGGGCTTGCCAAAGTCGATGGGGGATATGAACGGGAGCAGGCTTAAAGCTGTGCATGAGGCGTGCAGCCGAATGGCACGCCTGCGGGGTGATCGCTAACGTCGCCCGGGTTGAACGAAGCGATGCCCGGGCGCAGTCCTGGCCCGATCAGCCCGTACGCCAGGTGATTTCCTGCACGCCGTCGGCGCTGATGCGCAGCCACTGATCGGCCTGCTCATCGCTTTCTTCCTCTTCCCAACTGCCAGGTGCGCAGCGGATTTCCACGGCCAGTGCGGCGTAGGCCGCCTGGGCGCAGGCCAGGTCATCCTGCCATGGCGTGGCGTCGCTCTCCAGGTACAGACTGTGCCATTTGCCCACGGCCTTGGGCAGCCAGGTCACCGGGACTTCGCCGGCGCGGCACTGGAAGGTCTGACCTTTCTGTTGCCACTCGGAGCAGGGGCCCAGGGCCTGTGTCAGCCAGGCGGCGATGGCCTGGTGATCGGCGTCCTTGAGGTATATCTCGATATCCGGTTGGCGCATTTTCATCCTCATCTCGATCTGCTGCGCGTCGACCCTGCCGCGTTGAAAGCAGACTCGGAAGTCGTTTGCGACTAACGCACTTCAGTGCGGCCCCGAAGGGGCGAACGAAGTGAGTCATGCTCATGTACAAAAGTACACTCCGCTTCCTCGTCTGTTTTTGCGGGGCCGCCTAGGCATTGTAGGGCTCCAGCTCGCAAGATCGTGCACAGGTTTTTAGGGGGCGTCACGCTCGATCCAATCGTAGCGGATGGCGACGGTCACTTCGAAGCTTTCGGCAATCACCGCAGCGCGGCGTTCCGCGCTGGCGCGCCAGCCATGGGGTGTCATCGCCAGGAGGTCGGCCCGCGCCTCTGGCGTGGCGAGCAGCAGCGGGAAGCTCAGGGTTTCGCTGTGCGCCAGGTGCATGCCCGGCGGGATCAGCTCGAGGTGTTTCTGGTCATCGTAGTCGCGCACCTCATCGTAGAGCTGCTGACGAAGCTCTATCAGGTGGTCGCGAGTCGGCCCCATGCGCAGCAGGCCGCCACCGGGGGCGAGCAGGCGTTTGGCCTCCTGCCAGTCCAGTGGGCTGAATACGCTGGCCAGCAACTGACAGCTGGCGTCGGCCAGCGGCACGCGGGCCATGCTGGCGATCAACCAGCTCAACTGGGGGGCACGCTTGCAGGCACGCTTCACCGCTTCACGGGAGATATCCAGGGCATAACCATCCGCCTCTGGCAGCGCCTCGGCGATCTGCGCGGTGTAATAACCTTCGCCGCAACCGATATCCAGCCACTGCTGCGGGCCGTAACCGGCTGCCAGCTGTGCCAGTCTGGCGGCCAGCGGCGCGTAGTGACCGCCATCGAGAAAGCGTCGGCGTGCCTCGACCATGGCGGCATTGTCGCCCGGGTCACGGCTGTTCTTGTGCTGTACCGGCAGCAGGTTGAGGTAACCCTGGCGCGCACGGTCGAAGCGGTGGTTGGCCGGGCAGGCCACGCCGTTGTCGACGGCCTGCAGCGGCGCCTGGCAGATCGGGCAACTGAGCATCAGGCGAGCAGCTTGACCAGAGTCTGGTAGTAGATCTCGGTGAGTACATCGAGATCGCTGGCCAGTACCCGTTCATTGACCTGGTGAATGGTCGCGTTGACCGGGCCGAGCTCGACCACCTGGGTGCCCAGGGTGGCGATGAAGCGCCCATCGGACGTGCCGCCGCTGGTGCTTGGCGTGGTTTCGCGACCGGTCACGCTACGGATGCTGGCGCTGACCGCATCGAGCAGGGCGCCGGGCTCGGTGAGGAATGGCAGGCCCGACAGCGCCCATTCGATGTGATAGTCCAGGCCGTGCTTGTCGAAGATGGCGTTGACCCGTTGCTGCAGGCCTTCGACGGGCGATTCGGTGGAGAAACGGAAGTTGAACACCGCGCTCAGCTCGCCAGGAATGACGTTGGTCGCACCGGTGCCGGCATTCAGATTGGAAACCTGGAAACTGGTCGGCGGGAAGAACGCATTGCCGTCGTCCCAGTGCTCGGCGGCCAGTTCGGCCAGGGCCGGGGCGGCCAGGTGAATCGGGTTCTTCGCCAGGTGCGGGTAGGCCACGTGGCCCTGGATCCCGCGTACGGTGAGGGTCGCCCCCAGGGAGCCACGGCGGCCGTTCTTCACCACGTCGCCGACCAGCGACGTGCTCGACGGTTCGCCAACGATGCACCAGTCGAGGCGCTCGTTGCGCGCGGCCAGTCGCTCGACCACGGCCTTGGTGCCATGGTGGGCGGGGCCTTCTTCGTCGCTGGTGATCAGAAAGGTGATACGGCCCTTGTGGTTCGGGTGCTCGGCGACGAAGCGCTCGACGGCGATGATCATCGACGCCAGGCTGCCCTTCATGTCGGCGGCGCCACGGCCGCAGAGCATGCCCTGCTCGTCGATCAGCGCTTCGAACGGGCCGTGCTGCCAGGCCTGCACCGGGCCGGTGGGCACCACGTCGGTGTGGCCGGCGAAGCACAGCACCGGACCGTCCTGGCTGCCATGGCTCGCCCAGAAGTTGTCCACGTCCTCGATGCGCATCGCTTCGATGGCAAAACCCAGGGCCGCGAGACGACGCATCATCAGCTCCTGGCAGCCTTCATCCAGTGGCGTGACGGATGGCCGGCGAATCAGATCGCAGGCGAGCTCGAGGGTGGGGGACAGGGCCGTCATGGGAACTCCGGTAAAGTAATGCTCGTAAAGCAGTGCAGGGCGGGAAGGGCGCATAGCTTAAAGCAAAACGCGCCTGCCTCGTAGGCGTTCGGCCTTTTCGCGCAGGATGTAAAGGCTCCAGGGTGTTCGTGCGGTTGCCGCTCACCAGCCCGAAAAAGAAAACGGCGGCCAATTGGCCGCCGTCGTCGTGTCGCTCACCGGTATCAGGCGTTTTCGGCCTCGCTCTGCACCACGGGAATCTCCAGCGGTTTGGGCTGCGAGGAAAGCAGTGCCATGATCAGCGCGGCCAGGTAAGGCAACGACTGCACCAGCAGCATGACCACCCAGAACTTCACGTCGTAGCTGGGCAGGCCCTGAACGATGGCGATACCCAGCGCGCCGCCCCACAGCAGGAGCATGATGAAGACTTCTTCGCGAGCTTCCGCAAGGGCCACCATCAGGCCATGGCTGGAGCGCATCTTCGGCGTACGGAAGAACGGGATGCTCTTGGTGAAGGCCCCGTACAGCACCGCCTTGGCGATGGTGTGCGACAGCGCCAGCCCGGCCACCGCCGCGCAGGCCGCATCCTTGAGGTTGACCCCCACTGCCCGCTGATACAGGAAGATGATCTTGCCGACCTTGAACAGGAACAGGGCCAGGGGCGGAATCGCGAAGATCAGCAGCGGTGGGTCGACCCGTTGCGGCACGATGATCATCGCTGCCGACCAGAGCAGGGCGCCAGCGGTGAAGAAGATGTTCAGGCCATCGGCTACCCACGGCAGCCAGCCCGCGACGAAGTGATAACGCTGGCCGCGTTTGAGTTCGCTGCCTTTGCCAGCAAGCAGTTCGCGGGCGTGCCCCTTCATGATCTGAATGGCGCCGTAGGCCCAGCGGAAGCGCTGCTTCTTGTAGTCGATGAAGGTATCCGGCATCAGCCCCTTGCCGAAGCTGTCATGGGCATAGGCGGCCGAATAGCCTTTCTCGAACACGCGCAGGCCGAGCTCGGCGTCTTCGCAGATGGTCCAGTCGGCCCACTTCAGCTCGTCCATCACGGTGCGGCGGATCATGGTCATGGTGCCGTGCTGGATGATCGCGTTGCGGTCGTTGCGGGTCACCATGCCGATGTGGAAGAAGCCCTTGTACTCGGCGTAGCAGAGCTTCTTGAAGGTGCTTTCCTCACCGTCGCGATAGTCCTGCGGCGATTGCACCACGGCGATCGACGGATCGGCGAAGTGCGGCACCATGTGCTTGAGCCAGTTGCGGTCGACGCAGTAGTCGGAGTCGATCACCGCCACCACTTCGGCATCCGGCGCGGTGTGCGGCAGGATGTAGTTCAGCGCGCCGCCCTTGAAACCATGCAGCGGCGCCACGTGGAAGAAGCGGAAGCGTGGGCCGAGCTCTTCGCAATAGTCGCGCACCGGCTCCCACACCGCGGGATCCTTGGTGTTGTTGTCGATGATCAGGACTTCGAAGTCCGGATAGTCGAGGTTGGCCAGGGCATCCAGGGTCTGTTTGACCATCTCCGGCGGCTCGTTGTAGCACGGCACGTGGATCGACACCTTGGGGCGGTAATCGCTGTCGCCGAGCACCGGCGTGAAGGGCCGCCGTCGTTGCGTCCACACCGTCTCGGCCAGTTCGTGGGCCTCGGTGAGCAGGACGATGAACACGCCGATGGCGCCAATGCCGAGCAGCAGCCCGACCAGCATGCTGAACCAGGTGCTGTACTGCTGGCTGTAGTCGTAGCCGATCCACACCAGTGCCGAGCCGCCAGCGAACGCGACGAAGGTCAGGAAGGTGCGCCCACGCTGGTGCAGGGCACTGCCGTCGATGAGCATCAAGGCCAGGGAAAGCAGCGCCATGACCACCGAGGCAACCGCCAGCAAGCGCCATTGCGGAATGGCCACGACCGGCCCTTCGAAGTTGAATTTGGGATTGCGGTCGAGGTTGTAGACGCCCCAGTAGGCGCCCACGGAACCTTCGTCACCGGCTTTCCACGGCTGGTCGAACGCCTCGATCACGAAGTAGTTGTAGCCCTGGGCGTTCAGCGTGGTGACCAGGGTCCGCAGGTAGATGGCCTGATCCGCCTGGGTCGCTTCGGCGCCACCGCGCACGCGGCCATTGCTCGGCCAGCCGACCTCGGAGAGCAGCAGTGGTTTTTTCGGGAACAGCTTCTTCAGGTCACGGGCGCGATCGAGGGTGAACTGCGTGGAATCCTGCATGCGCATGAATTCCCAATACGGCAGCACGTGGGCCGCGATCAGGTCCGCGTGGTCGGCCAGCTCCGGGTACTCCTCCCAGATGTGCCACTGCTCGGAGGTGGTGACCGGCACCTTGACCGCCGAGCGCACCCGATCCATGTAGGCGGTCAGCTGCTTGACGGTAACCTCGCGGCGGAACAACGCCTCGTTGCCGACCACTACGCGCACGACGCTGCGCGAGGTATTGGCGATCTCGATGGCCTTGGTGATTTCGCGCTCGTTGCGCTCCTCGTCAGGGCTGATCCACACCCCCAGCGTCACGCGCAGGCCGAACTCCTCGGCGAGCAGTGGAATTTTGTCCAGGGCATCATCCACCGAATAGGTTCGGATGCTGTCGGTCTGCTTGGAAAGCAGTTCGAGATCCGTGCGCATTTCCTGGTCGCTCGGGTAGACGCCCGTTTGCGGGTTCTGCCCCTGACGGAATGGTGAGTAGGAATAACCGGAAATCTGCTCGGGCCAGTCCGGCGCGGTGACCGGGCGGTTGTAGAGCGCCCAGATACCGGTGAACAGGGCGGCAATTGCCAGAAATACAACCAGATTGAGGACGAACTTGCGCGAAAGCATGCTGTGTCAGGTTCCGTAAGGTGGAACGGGGAGAAGACCGGCGAACGCCGATTGGCGCGCATGCTACTCCGTCGATGAATGACTGTATAGCACAGCCCTGAGTGCTTGCCTGAGCTGGCGTGTCAGCGTTTCCAGCGGCTCTTGGCGCTGCTGCGCGATGCCTGCCCGATGGTGCTTGGGATGAGCGCCCAGGCTACCTATAATGCGCGCCCACCAAGAGGAGCCCGCATGTCGTTCGATGAGCAACGTTTCGCCGGAATTGCCCGGTTGTATGGCCGTGAAGGCGCAGAGCGGCTGGCTGCTGCCCACGTGGCGGTGGTCGGTATCGGCGGCGTCGGCTCCTGGGTGGCCGAGGCGCTGGCGCGCTCCGGGGTGGGCGAGATTTCCCTGTTCGACCTGGATGATGTCTGCGTCAGCAACACCAACCGGCAGGCCCATGCCCTGCAGGGCCAGGTCGGCCGCGCCAAGGTCGAGGTGATGGCCGAGCGTCTGCGGGCCATCAACCCGGCCTGCGTGGTGCATGAGGTGGCCGACTTCGTGACCCGTGACACCATGGCCGATTACATCACCGTCGAGCTCGACGCGGTGGTCGACTGCATCGATAGCGTGGCAGCCAAGGCGGCGCTGATCGCCTGGTGCAAGCGCCGCAAGATCGCCATTGTCACCACCGGTGGTGCGGGGGGGCAGATCGATCCGAGTCAGGTTCAGGTCGGGGATCTGAACAAGACCTTCAATGATCCGCTGGCAGCCAAGGTGCGTTCTACGTTGCGCCGCGATTACGGCTTCTCCCGTACGCCGGGGCGCAACTACAGCGTACCCTGCGTGTTCTCAACCGAGCAGTTGCGTTACCCCGGCGCCGATGGTGGTATTTGCCTGAGCAAGGCCTTCGTCGGCGACGGCGTGAAGCTCGACTGCGCCGGTGGCTTCGGCGCGGTGATGATGGTGACCGCCACCTTCGGCATGGTCGCCGCCGCCCGTATCGTCGATCGCCTTGTCGCCGGAGCACGGCGGCCTTCCGAACGGCCCGTGGCGAACGCCTAAGTCGGCTCGATCAACTGGCGCATCTGGCGCACCACCGCGTTCATGCCATTGGCGCGCGAAGGTGAGAGCTGTCGGGACAGACCAAGGCTGTCGAACCACTCGGCGATATTCAGGCTTGCCAGTTCGTCGGCGCTCAAGCCATCGACGCGAGCCAGCAACACGGCCAGCAGGCCGCGGATGAGGCGGGCATCGCTGCTGGCGCGGAAGTGCCAATGGCCGTCGCGGATTTCGCCACTCAGCCACACCTGACTTTCACAGCCGTGCACACGATCGGCATCGCGCCGCTCGGTCAAGGGTTCCAGACGCTCGCCCCACTGCATCAGCAGGCGTGCACGCTGCTCCCAGCCGGAACATGCGCTGAACGCGTCGAAGGCTTCACGGGCATGGTCGGGCAGGCTCACCGCAGCAGCTCCAGCGCCTTGTCCAGCGCGGCGAAGAAGCGCTGCAGATCGCTTTCGTCGTTGTACAGGGCGAGGGACACGCGGATCGCGCCGTTCACCCCCAGCCGTTGCAGCAGCGGCATCGCGCAATGATGGCCGACCCGTACGGCGATGCCTTGCTCGGTGAGCAGGTGGGCAAGGTCGCCGCTGTGCACGCCGTCTACGGTAAAGCAGGCCAGCGCCGTTTCCGGCTCGCCGAGCAGGCGCAGGCCCGCGTAGCCGTGCAGGCCGGCCAGCAGCATGCGGTGCAACGCGGCTTCGTG encodes:
- a CDS encoding NAD(P) transhydrogenase subunit alpha: MDLISDGIYNLIIFVLAIYVGYHVVWNVTPALHTPLMAVTNAISAIVIVGAMLAAALTVTPLGKTMGTLAVALAAVNVFGGFLVTRRMLEMFKKKAPKAPVEK
- a CDS encoding DUF2388 domain-containing protein, yielding MKRPLFAAAASLALFAGAVQAQTLVATSNIIVRALDRTIDFTSDTTTSVRDMKVVVEARDDAASFVASQGDIRGAQLEAAFGALRSQVPEAQNASDQVLAEAILAL
- a CDS encoding NAD(P)(+) transhydrogenase (Re/Si-specific) subunit beta; this translates as MSMNLITLLYLVASVCFIQALKGLSHPTTSRRGNAFGMIGMSIAVLTTLGLIYKLGSELAVQGIGYVIVGLLVGGTAGSIMAKRVEMTKMPELVAFMHSMIGLAAVFIAIAAVVEPQSLGIVAAISDPIPHGNRLELFLGAAIGAITFSGSVIAFGKLSGKYKFRLFQGAPVQFAGQHLINLAVGLAILALGLYFTFTGNLTAFAVLVALAFIIGVLIIIPIGGADMPVVVSMLNSYSGWAAAGIGFSLNNSMLIIAGSLVGSSGAILSYIMCKAMNRSFFNVILGGFGGATDAGPAAGSGEQRPVKSGSADDAAFLLGNADSVIIVPGYGLAVARAQHALKELTEKLAHKGVTVKYAIHPVAGRMPGHMNVLLAEAEVPYDQVFEMEDINAEFGQADVVLVLGANDVVNPAAKNDPKSPIAGMPILEAFKAKTIIVNKRSMASGYAGLDNELFYLDKTMMVFGDAKKVIEDMLKAVD
- a CDS encoding DUF1127 domain-containing protein, giving the protein MERTLSSDLLVDNSSKSATSLPLNFLATLLLWQRRIVSRRQLARLDTRLLADAGISESQRYAELSKPFWR
- a CDS encoding DUF2388 domain-containing protein, with translation MPIARTLAFFSLFSLAAGASASSFLVTTDTLVNALAASIEGTSDATSSVVDNKVVLAAKDDAASFVASQGTLRGAHLEAALQHIRGRLPTLQADDGQLAQAILAL
- a CDS encoding DUF7844 domain-containing protein codes for the protein MLALLVSTASHAQLKLTLDDNQLNSAERRASQTLLDEAVEAMPARLREALDRDVKVRWVALPERIYGRAGRLSGVELNASLLPALTDGSAANAATGRPHGTVRRELLATVLHEVTHLYDRGAFWGAEQRRLLQRCQRQNHSLGAVGLPAECRGQTERRFTLSDDPRLLELAGWPQRVGTRGERDQRNGQVARSPDIYELSNAREFVAVNMEYFLLDPEYACRRPSLARLFSEHFGWSPANAAPCGTGYAYLNAGRDFDKQALANLDPERVYEVDYLLAEANQNMASRWGHSMLRLVICAPGRPRGPDCRLDLDQHLVLSYRAFVGDVQLSSWDGLTGAYPSRLFVLPLAQVIEEYTKVELRSLASVPLTLPRERLEQLVARAVEQHWSYDGDYFFVSNNCAVETLKLLRSGTDLPRLQDLDSITPIGLLEVLEARGLADSSMLEDSREALRLGYRFDSFRDRYQAMFKVLQQRLPIREQRVEDWLEQPSSERRQWFEQADLRASAAMLLLEQAAMRRQLLLSQDELKQRYLTGRAAKDPNLDKAGDALEQILAGTGFLSRPAELLEGGYGLPQQGEWQRLESETRNRQQQLSLLSADLDEEVRRLLEPQRLAELEANEANLKLLGEHLRKLHKASGGLQL